The DNA window AGTTAGAATAAAATATAAGCATGTGTACCagatgattttaagtttgaaattttggtTTGACTAAAAATATGGCTAACCCGGCGCTATGTATCCATAGGAACCTGCAACACGAGACATGACTTGATCACTCTGTTGTCCATCTTGTTTCACTATCTTGGCCAACCCGAAATCAGCTAATTTAGGCTTAAACTCTTCATCTATCAAAATGTTATTCGGTTTGACATCTCTATGAACAATCGATGGCACACAATCATGGTGCAAATAAGCGAGCCCCTGAGCTGCTCCTGATGCAATTGCGAATCTCCTTGGCCAATCCAAATACCTCCCATGCTTCTCGTCATTCAACATGTCTCCTAAACTCCCATTCTTCATATAATCATACACCAACACTTTAATATCCTCGCCCATGCAACTAAACAACAGTCTTACAATGTTCGCATGTCGTATTCTACCCAACGTCTCCACCTCCGAGCGGAACACCTCCTCCGATTCTGCTATACGGTGCATGCCCCAAAGCCTCTTGGCAGCAACCGTCAGCCCACTTTTCAGCTTGACCCGATAGACACGCCCTGACCCACCAGATCCAATAAGATTCTCATCTCTTAAGGCTGCGAACACGTCCTCTTCATTCAACCCAATCCGTTGGAACGATGTGATTTTCCAAGATTTCTTCCTTTTACCAAAGGTAATTAACTTCTTGGTCTTGATCAAGAGCCAAAGTAAAACCACCAGTATCAATGCAAGAACTGAGAGAATTCCCACTAGTACAAAGTTCACGTGTTTGGATCTCGAGCAAGGAGGAAGCGGCCCAAGATCCGGGCTACACAAATCTGGGTTCTCCATTAGACTTGGGAGAAAAAACTTGGTATCGAAACCAAGTGGAACTTTCCCTTGAAGCCTATTATACGAGACATTGAACTCATTGAGTTTCAGATTCGTCAGCGATACCGGAATCTCCCCAGTGAATGAGTTGTGGGAAAGATCCAAGAGTGTTAGCACTGGCAGACTCCCTATTTCTGCCGGAATATTACCTGAAAAATGATTGTCTGATAAATCCAACTGTGTTAACTCTGTCCAATCCCCAACACCTTTCGGAATTTCGCCAGTGAACTGATTTTTTTGAATGTGAAACTCCTGTAAATTGGTCAGTTGATACATACACGAGGGGAGATCACCAAAAAACTGGTTCCTACTGCAATCCATTTTCCTAAGCTCTTGCAAACCGCAAATTTCGACAGGAAACTTGCCTGAAAAATTGTTGCCTGAGATCAGCAATTGTTCTAGCCCTTTGGCATTTGAAATCGACGGAGGGAAAGAACCTTGTAACTTGTTATCTGTCAGCTCAACCAGCACAAGCCCACTAATACCCCAGAATCCATCTGGTACCGCTCCTGAAAGTTCATTTTCTTGAATTCTCACATACGTTAAACTACTGCATTCGCCGTATGATTCAGGGATCGTGCCTGAAATTCTGTTCCCAAAGAGTATCAAACGATTAAGCGTCTTCTTGTAACATAAATTCCGAGGTAACGGGCCATCCAAATTGTTATTAGATACATCGATTTCTTCCAAATCCGAGTTCATACCCATGAATTCGGGCAAAGAACCTGACAAGTTGTTATTAAACAGCCTCAGATCGATAAGATTTGGGTTTAAAGCTAAAACCTCTGGAATTTCACCTTCCAAGAAATTGTCACTGAGTTGTAAAGATTCCAACTGAAGACCCGCCAAACTTTCAGGTATTTTTCCGGTAAGATTATTACCCGAGGCGTCAAACTGCCGCAACGAAGTAAGATTGGAAAACGTGTCTGGCAATTCTCCCGATAGTTGATTACCAAATAGTTCAATCACTTCGACGCTTTTCACTCCAGCAATACTTTCTGGTATGTTTCCTTGGAGATTATTCGCTGACAAATCCAAGGTTTTGAGAGAAACAAGATTTCCAATAGAGACCGGGATTTTCCCGACAAGGTTAGAATACGAGAGAACCAGAATCTGAAGATTTCTGAGGCTTCCTATGATTTCCGGCAATGGGCTGGAAATAAAGGGATTTCCAGACAACACTAACTGAGTTAATCCAGTTAAATTGAACAAGAAATCCGGAATCGACCCGTTCAACAGATTTGAACCCAGAGACAAAAAACCGAGTCTTGGAAAGTTGGCAAAACTTGCGGGAATTTCACCTGAAAAATTGTTGAGGGACAAATCCAAGACCGTCAGATTCAGAAACTCCACCGGGAACTCCGGTAACTCGCCGACAAAATAATTCGCCGACAGATTAAGAGAAAAAAGATGAGAACACAGTGAAATGGAATCGGAATCAATGCTCCCGCCGAGGCTATTGGATGACACGTCCATGTTCCGGAGAGTAGAAATCCGGCAAAAATCCGCCGGGAAATTCCCTGAAACATTGATATCAGATAGCTCGATGGAAACCACGCTGATATTCTGCCGGTCGCAAGAAATGCCCGTCCAACTGCACGGCGCATTCCTGACCGACCCGACCCAGTCGTCGAGCTTCCTCAACGGGTCGTGGAGTTGGCTGTTCTTCACGCGGAGAAGAATCTCTGCGTCTCTGTTGGATGAATCCGCAGTGTGTATGAAAATGGCAAGTATGAAAAACAGAAGCTGGATTTGATTTCCCCCACGACTACTCATTTTGTTACAGGTACAGCAAAATGAACTGAGTTCAACAGATGACTTACACAACGAAATCGAAGGTCTGTGATTTGCTATCAAGTTCTAAAAAATACTGAAAGCGGTGAAAATGCTGTTTATGGATAGAAATTAGAGTGGTGAAAATATTGTTTGGGCATGGAGAGTGATAATACAGTGAAATCTACTGAGATTGTGAGTTCCCATGATTAATACAATCTATCCAATTGGAAAAAAAGTCAATGGAGATGATGCGATACTGTGAATATTTCCTACAAGTGGTAAAACGGTAAAATTTAGGAATTCAATAGTTTGAACAGTTGGAgtaattttttttctatttctGAAAAGTATTTGCGATATCTTTAGATTTGTCCTAATAAGTTCTCAATATTATTACTCCAATATCTATTATATTAAGAATAATCCACGTCATCTTCTGACTCTGTTTTATGTTTTGTTTGGTAAAtgttcaaattttgattttgtcaAGGTAAATTAGgttatgttttaattttttttttcatctttTTGTTTTAACATTGTCCAATGTCGCGTTATTAATCTATTAGAATACCAAAAACTAAAacttataataatttaaattatcaaaaaacaaaaaacaaatctAGAGGacacacaaataaaatattttattacgaATGAATAAGATATTGAGAAAttgttgaatatatatatatatatatatatatatatatatatatatatatatatagagcacTGATACTAtgcatatttttttctttacacATCTGTGGGCGTCTGTCTACGTGGCATGCTCACAACcacacaaaattttttgttttgtttttttaaaaaatgactgACCAATCATGCACCGCCACGTAAATGGTGCTCATGATGCCCTGCACACCTGGTGTGCAGGGTAACAAAttagtgtgtgtgtatatatatatatatatatatatatatatatatatatatatatatatatatagttttgatctCCTGTAAACCTACCGTGTACACCTATGTGAGCatcgatgaggtgtcactcacttattggatgtgatgaaatataaaaaaattgcgCATCTAATggatgagtgacacctcatcggtgctcacataggTGTACACGATAGGTGTGCAgcatatcaaaattattatataatatcagtatatatatatatatatatatatatatatatatatatatatatatatatatatatatatataacctgAGCTTTTGACACATTCAATATTTGTGATAcgtataaaaacaaaaaaataagtaagttttttaaaaaattaataatacttGTAAATATCGAGTAAATTTGATTTAATGTGACTAGCATGTGATGCGCAAAATCTAAGATGGTTGTTAGGAGCCAATACAAGTGAGAAATGTCCGTCATTATTAAATCCAGAGACGAATAGTAGGAATCTATGTCGTAACTAGAGAAGTGAATTGGATTGTAATTGGAATATATCCCTAAAATCAAATTCCACTTTTAgatcataaattttttatgaGACCGTACACGAGTCagatcataaatttttttataagacCGTACACGAGTCAGTTTTACGAGATGTGTCTTTTATTTGAGCtactcataaaaaaatattacttatttttataaatatggaTAGAGTTGTTTCGTCTTATATAAAATCgtctacatatatatatat is part of the Primulina eburnea isolate SZY01 chromosome 1, ASM2296580v1, whole genome shotgun sequence genome and encodes:
- the LOC140842086 gene encoding LRR receptor-like serine/threonine-protein kinase HSL2: MSSRGGNQIQLLFFILAIFIHTADSSNRDAEILLRVKNSQLHDPLRKLDDWVGSVRNAPCSWTGISCDRQNISVVSIELSDINVSGNFPADFCRISTLRNMDVSSNSLGGSIDSDSISLCSHLFSLNLSANYFVGELPEFPVEFLNLTVLDLSLNNFSGEIPASFANFPRLGFLSLGSNLLNGSIPDFLFNLTGLTQLVLSGNPFISSPLPEIIGSLRNLQILVLSYSNLVGKIPVSIGNLVSLKTLDLSANNLQGNIPESIAGVKSVEVIELFGNQLSGELPDTFSNLTSLRQFDASGNNLTGKIPESLAGLQLESLQLSDNFLEGEIPEVLALNPNLIDLRLFNNNLSGSLPEFMGMNSDLEEIDVSNNNLDGPLPRNLCYKKTLNRLILFGNRISGTIPESYGECSSLTYVRIQENELSGAVPDGFWGISGLVLVELTDNKLQGSFPPSISNAKGLEQLLISGNNFSGKFPVEICGLQELRKMDCSRNQFFGDLPSCMYQLTNLQEFHIQKNQFTGEIPKGVGDWTELTQLDLSDNHFSGNIPAEIGSLPVLTLLDLSHNSFTGEIPVSLTNLKLNEFNVSYNRLQGKVPLGFDTKFFLPSLMENPDLCSPDLGPLPPCSRSKHVNFVLVGILSVLALILVVLLWLLIKTKKLITFGKRKKSWKITSFQRIGLNEEDVFAALRDENLIGSGGSGRVYRVKLKSGLTVAAKRLWGMHRIAESEEVFRSEVETLGRIRHANIVRLLFSCMGEDIKVLVYDYMKNGSLGDMLNDEKHGRYLDWPRRFAIASGAAQGLAYLHHDCVPSIVHRDVKPNNILIDEEFKPKLADFGLAKIVKQDGQQSDQVMSRVAGSYGYIAPEYAYTMKVTEKSDVYSFGVVLLELITGKRPNDASFGENKNIVRWAMEMAFASSEQGSENASGTIDKTCFDKLLDPRMDSSTIEYEEVEKILNVALSCTAELPASRPSMRRVVELIKDHSPTSSK